The window TGATAATGATCACTTTTGAAAGGATGATAGTATTCCTTAGAAACTCTTTCGAAGCATAAAAGAAAGACTTTGAACAAGGCCCTTGTACTTTCCGGGTGCAGCGTTAGGACTTCCCGAGGAGTCCAGGACCGGAACCGTTCGCTCTCCGAAGCGCATGTCATAGGCAATATCGATGGACCATGAACTTCTGCCTGAAGAATAGCTCGTGGATGCAGGAGCTGAAGACGAATTGCCCGATCGGGAAGAATCGAATGGGGAATAACCTGAAAAGGAATAGCTGGCACCGAAAGTGATCTCATGCGCATTGAGGTCTCCCATGATGCGGTTCGTTGTCGAATCGGGTATTGCGCTCTCATCATAAGCGTATCCAGCAGCGCCTGTCCACCGATCATTGAACCTGTATCGCGACCCGAGGTGGAAAGTGTAATTATCCTCATATCGGGCGGGGATCTGAAAGGCACTACCGGTCAGCCTGGCAAATGTCACCTCGTAGTTCTCTATGGAGCTGTTCTCCTCCCAGTCCACGCTGAAAGCCAGAAGGAGATTTTCGGTCGCATCAAACGCGAAGCCGAGCCTCGCCTGAGCGGGGAAAATCACTCTGAGCTCAGCATCATCCACTGCGAGTCGGTTGCCGGAAAGATCATCGAGGATGAAATCACCGGAGAGGTCACTTTCGATCTTGCTTTTGTAGAGCATTCCGAAGCGCCACTTCCTGTGAGGATTGAGGAGTACTCCCGTTGCCCATCCGTATCCCCATCCGGCTGTCTCAATGTTTGCCACATTCCCGCCGAACGGCCCATACTCGGGCAAAGGAGGGATGAACTGCCCGTTAAGCTCGCTTTTCGTATAGCTCGCCCTCAAGCTGATTCCGATTGAGAACATTTCATGCACCCTGAAAGCAAGGGCCGGGGAAAGCTCCATGCTGTAGATCAGACCATCGAGGGGATTGCCAACCGCCTGGCTCGGTCCTTCAAACTTGCCGCCATTCGCATAGGGGAGATAGAGCCCTATTCCGAGAACCACTGGTTCGAGTCTATCCGTTGAGAAACCAAATGTAGGCGCAGGAAGAAAATCTCTCTTCGCTTTCTCATCGCGGGTAGCTACTCCTGATTGATCTTCAATTGTATAGGGATGATATGTGAGGCTTGGTATGGTCGAATCAAAGCCAAAGGTGAGATGCATACCTTCCAATTGCGTTAAACCAGCTGGATTCCAATAAATCGCCAGAGGATCATCCGCTACAGCAACAAAGGCACCTCCCATTGCGATTGCCCTTGCATCGACAGGACTTGGCTTTGACAGCGCACTTGCCCAGACCGAATTAGTTATAAAAAACAGTGCAAGAAAAGGAATGCACAAAGCAAATACTTTTGTTTGTTTTCTCATTTTTTGCATCTCTTTAAAAAGATTAGCAGACTGCTTGCGTTGATCAGAAAGAGTGATAAACAACGTTGTGCAGTTGCATATTTTAACATTTTTCACTAAGCGGCACCCTGTCTGGAAAGGCTTTCAGATTGCCGCACGAGCCTCGCCTCAAGTCTCGCATATCTATTCTTGAAGAATTGCAGCGCTGTCTGAAAGGTGTTTCGATGAGCTACGAGGATCCACAGTTTTCCAAAATCGTGAAAAGGAATGGAAGCATAATCCTCGAAATCATTCTCGTCGCATATAAAAGAAACGGTTGATTTTTCTTCATCAGCCATAGAACGAAGAACATGATGAACCAGTTGGAGCTTTGCATTTGTATCATTTCCCTCGTTTTCCGACACACTAAAAATCCTGAACGTGTTGTCCATGATTCCACTAATGTTAAGTCCTGAAGGCCAGTCAGTGACGATAGCAAAATTGGTCATCTCGTTTTGTTCTCCCCTCGCAACAAAAACTCTGCGATTGACATTCATGCCTTTCATTCTCCAGCTTTCCGAAAAACCCATCATGGTAAGATCACCGAAAGAGAAAGCTTCATACTCAAGTTTGTTTGTCCTGGCAGCCAGATATCTTGAGATTATCTCCATTTCATGGGGATCTGCCTCACCGCATATTGAAAG is drawn from Acidobacteriota bacterium and contains these coding sequences:
- a CDS encoding outer membrane protein transport protein, with translation MQKMRKQTKVFALCIPFLALFFITNSVWASALSKPSPVDARAIAMGGAFVAVADDPLAIYWNPAGLTQLEGMHLTFGFDSTIPSLTYHPYTIEDQSGVATRDEKAKRDFLPAPTFGFSTDRLEPVVLGIGLYLPYANGGKFEGPSQAVGNPLDGLIYSMELSPALAFRVHEMFSIGISLRASYTKSELNGQFIPPLPEYGPFGGNVANIETAGWGYGWATGVLLNPHRKWRFGMLYKSKIESDLSGDFILDDLSGNRLAVDDAELRVIFPAQARLGFAFDATENLLLAFSVDWEENSSIENYEVTFARLTGSAFQIPARYEDNYTFHLGSRYRFNDRWTGAAGYAYDESAIPDSTTNRIMGDLNAHEITFGASYSFSGYSPFDSSRSGNSSSAPASTSYSSGRSSWSIDIAYDMRFGERTVPVLDSSGSPNAAPGKYKGLVQSLSFMLRKSF